In Flavobacterium sp. N3904, one DNA window encodes the following:
- the rplP gene encoding 50S ribosomal protein L16, giving the protein MLQPKRTKYRKVQKGKMKGNSQRGHELSNGMFGIKSVHEDGMFLTSRQIEAARIAATRFMKREGQLWIKIFPDKPITKKPLEVRMGKGKGAVEYWAAVVKPGRIMFEVGGVPLSVAKEALRLAAQKLPVKTKFVVARDFEA; this is encoded by the coding sequence ATGTTACAGCCTAAAAGAACAAAATACCGTAAGGTACAAAAAGGTAAAATGAAAGGAAATTCTCAAAGAGGACATGAACTTTCAAATGGAATGTTTGGTATTAAATCTGTACATGAAGATGGAATGTTCTTAACCTCTCGTCAAATCGAAGCTGCGCGTATTGCTGCAACTCGTTTTATGAAAAGAGAAGGACAATTATGGATCAAAATATTTCCAGACAAACCTATCACTAAGAAGCCTCTTGAGGTACGTATGGGTAAAGGTAAAGGTGCAGTTGAGTATTGGGCTGCCGTTGTTAAACCCGGAAGAATTATGTTTGAAGTTGGAGGAGTTCCTTTATCAGTTGCAAAAGAGGCGTTACGTCTTGCAGCTCAAAAGCTTCCAGTAAAAACCAAATTCGTAGTTGCTAGAGATTTCGAAGCATAA
- the rpsC gene encoding 30S ribosomal protein S3: MGQKTNPIGNRLGIIRGWDSNWYGGNDYGDKLAEDYKIRKYIHARLSKASVSKVIIERTLKLVTVTITTARPGIIIGKGGQEVDKLKEELKKVTDKEVQINIFEIKRPELDAYLVATSICRQIESRISYRRAIKMAIAASMRMNAEGIKVLISGRLNGAEMARSEGFKEGRIPLSTFRADIDYALAEAHTTYGRMGIKVWIMKGEVYGKRDLSPLAGMDKKQPGGGKGGDAPRGDRKPFNKGGKPDARKRK, encoded by the coding sequence ATGGGACAAAAGACAAATCCAATTGGAAATAGACTTGGTATCATCAGAGGATGGGACTCAAACTGGTATGGTGGAAATGATTACGGCGATAAATTAGCCGAAGATTATAAAATCAGAAAGTATATCCACGCTCGTTTATCAAAAGCTAGTGTATCGAAAGTAATCATTGAGAGAACTTTAAAACTTGTAACCGTTACTATCACTACTGCTAGACCTGGTATCATTATCGGAAAAGGTGGACAAGAGGTAGACAAGTTGAAAGAGGAACTTAAAAAAGTTACTGACAAAGAGGTTCAAATCAACATCTTTGAAATTAAAAGACCTGAACTTGACGCGTATCTAGTTGCTACAAGCATCTGTCGTCAAATCGAAAGCAGAATTTCTTACAGACGTGCAATCAAAATGGCTATTGCTGCTTCTATGCGTATGAACGCAGAAGGTATCAAAGTTTTGATTTCTGGTCGTTTGAATGGTGCAGAGATGGCTCGTTCAGAAGGTTTCAAAGAAGGTAGAATTCCTCTATCAACTTTCAGAGCTGATATTGATTATGCACTTGCTGAAGCGCATACTACTTATGGTAGAATGGGAATCAAAGTGTGGATCATGAAAGGTGAAGTTTATGGAAAGAGAGATCTTTCTCCACTTGCAGGAATGGATAAAAAACAACCTGGTGGTGGTAAAGGTGGCGATGCTCCTAGAGGAGACAGAAAGCCTTTTAATAAAGGTGGAAAACCAGACGCTCGTAAACGAAAGTAA
- the rpsS gene encoding 30S ribosomal protein S19: MARSLKKGPFVHYKLDKKVQENIAGGNKGVVKTWSRASMITPDFVGQTIAVHNGRQFVPVYVTENMVGHKLGEFSPTRSFRGHAGAKNKGKK, encoded by the coding sequence ATGGCACGTTCATTAAAAAAAGGACCTTTCGTTCATTATAAGTTAGACAAGAAAGTTCAAGAAAACATTGCAGGTGGAAATAAAGGAGTAGTTAAGACCTGGTCTAGAGCTTCTATGATTACTCCAGACTTTGTTGGACAAACTATCGCAGTTCATAACGGTCGTCAATTTGTACCAGTTTACGTAACAGAAAACATGGTAGGTCACAAATTAGGAGAATTTTCACCAACTAGATCTTTTAGAGGTCATGCTGGAGCAAAAAATAAAGGTAAAAAATAA
- the rpsM gene encoding 30S ribosomal protein S13 — translation MARIAGVDIPKNKRGVIALTYIFGLGNSRAIEILEKAQVSQDKKVQDWNDDEIGAIREAVSAFKIEGELRSEVSLNIKRLMDIGCYRGIRHRSGLPLRGQRTKNNSRTRKGKRKTVANKKKATK, via the coding sequence ATGGCAAGAATAGCAGGGGTAGATATCCCGAAAAATAAGAGAGGTGTTATAGCACTTACCTACATCTTCGGATTAGGAAATAGTAGAGCAATTGAGATTTTAGAAAAAGCTCAAGTTAGCCAAGATAAAAAAGTTCAAGACTGGAATGATGACGAGATCGGAGCAATTCGTGAGGCGGTATCAGCTTTCAAAATTGAAGGAGAATTACGTTCTGAAGTTTCTTTAAACATCAAACGTTTAATGGATATTGGATGTTATAGAGGTATCCGTCATAGATCTGGTCTTCCATTAAGAGGACAAAGAACTAAAAACAACTCTAGAACAAGAAAAGGTAAAAGAAAAACTGTTGCGAACAAGAAAAAAGCAACTAAATAA
- the rpsD gene encoding 30S ribosomal protein S4 gives MARYTGPSTRIARKFGEAIFGDDKAFEKRNYPPGQHGMAKKRGKKSEYAVQLMEKQKAKYSYGILEKQFRNLFEKASATKGVTGEVLLQLCEARLDNVVFRMGIAPSRRGARQIVSHRHITVNGENVNIPSYHLKPGDVVGVREKSKSIEAIERSLSNSSHVYEWITWNNETKSGTFVTVPARLQIPENIKEQLIVELYNK, from the coding sequence ATGGCAAGATATACTGGTCCTAGTACAAGAATCGCTCGTAAATTTGGCGAGGCAATTTTCGGAGACGATAAAGCTTTCGAAAAAAGAAATTATCCACCTGGTCAACACGGGATGGCTAAAAAAAGAGGGAAAAAATCTGAATATGCTGTCCAGTTAATGGAAAAGCAAAAAGCTAAATATTCTTATGGAATTTTAGAAAAACAATTCAGAAATTTATTCGAAAAAGCATCAGCTACCAAAGGTGTAACTGGTGAAGTATTGTTACAATTGTGTGAAGCAAGACTTGATAATGTAGTTTTTAGAATGGGGATTGCTCCATCTAGAAGAGGTGCACGTCAAATCGTTTCTCACCGTCACATTACAGTAAACGGAGAAAATGTAAATATTCCTTCTTATCACTTGAAACCAGGTGATGTTGTTGGTGTTCGTGAAAAGTCTAAATCTATAGAAGCTATCGAACGTTCTTTATCTAATTCAAGTCATGTTTATGAATGGATTACTTGGAATAATGAAACTAAATCAGGTACTTTTGTTACTGTTCCTGCTAGGCTTCAAATTCCAGAAAACATCAAAGAACAATTAATCGTAGAGTTGTACAACAAATAA
- the infA gene encoding translation initiation factor IF-1, which translates to MAKQSAIEQDGSIIEALSNAMFRVELENGHIVIAHISGKMRMHYIKLLPGDKVKLEMSPYDLSKARITYRY; encoded by the coding sequence ATGGCAAAACAATCAGCAATAGAACAAGACGGATCCATCATCGAAGCATTATCAAATGCGATGTTCCGTGTAGAGTTAGAAAATGGACATATTGTAATTGCTCATATTTCTGGAAAAATGCGTATGCATTATATCAAATTATTACCTGGTGATAAAGTGAAACTAGAAATGAGTCCTTATGATTTGTCAAAAGCAAGAATTACTTATAGATATTAA
- the rplX gene encoding 50S ribosomal protein L24 has product MIKLKIKSGDIVRVIAGDHKGAEGKVLRVYREKNKAIVEGVNMVSKHTKPSAKSPQGGIVKKEASIQISNISLIDPKTKETTRVGIRVEGDKKVRFSKKSNQVL; this is encoded by the coding sequence ATGATAAAGCTAAAAATAAAATCAGGAGACATCGTAAGAGTAATTGCTGGAGACCATAAAGGTGCTGAAGGTAAAGTATTACGTGTATACCGTGAGAAAAACAAAGCAATTGTTGAAGGTGTAAATATGGTTTCAAAACATACGAAACCTAGTGCAAAAAGCCCTCAAGGTGGTATTGTAAAAAAGGAAGCTTCTATACAAATATCTAATATTTCTCTTATTGATCCTAAAACAAAGGAAACAACTAGAGTAGGTATCAGAGTTGAAGGAGATAAGAAAGTAAGATTTTCAAAAAAATCTAATCAAGTACTATAG
- the rpmC gene encoding 50S ribosomal protein L29, with product MKQSEIKDLSAAELQEKLSQTKKAYADLKMAHAISPIENPLQIRSVRRTVARLATELTKRELQ from the coding sequence ATGAAACAATCAGAAATAAAAGATCTTTCTGCAGCGGAGTTGCAAGAAAAACTTAGCCAGACTAAGAAGGCATATGCCGACCTAAAAATGGCTCACGCTATTTCACCAATTGAGAACCCACTTCAAATTAGAAGTGTAAGAAGAACAGTTGCAAGATTAGCTACCGAACTTACTAAAAGAGAATTACAATAA
- the rpsE gene encoding 30S ribosomal protein S5, with product MSNSKYKNVELVKPSGLELKDRLVSVNRVTKVTKGGRAFGFSAIVVVGDENGVVGHGLGKSKDVSEAIAKAVEDAKKNLVKIPLNGQSVPHEQKGKFGGARVFLIPASHGTGVIAGGAVRSVLESVGIHDVLSKSQGSSNPHNVVKATFDALLQMRSAYTVAKQRGVSLEKVFKG from the coding sequence ATGTCTAATAGTAAATACAAGAATGTAGAGCTAGTAAAACCAAGTGGTCTTGAACTAAAAGATCGTTTGGTAAGTGTAAATCGTGTTACTAAAGTTACAAAGGGAGGTAGAGCTTTTGGTTTTTCTGCTATTGTAGTTGTAGGTGATGAAAATGGAGTGGTTGGTCACGGATTAGGAAAATCTAAAGACGTTTCTGAAGCAATTGCGAAAGCAGTAGAAGATGCTAAGAAAAATTTAGTAAAAATTCCTTTGAATGGACAATCTGTTCCTCACGAACAAAAAGGTAAATTTGGTGGTGCACGTGTATTCTTAATTCCTGCCTCTCATGGTACAGGAGTTATTGCTGGTGGAGCTGTTCGTTCAGTTCTTGAATCAGTAGGAATTCATGATGTATTGTCTAAATCACAAGGATCTTCAAATCCTCACAACGTAGTGAAAGCAACTTTTGATGCTTTATTACAAATGAGAAGTGCTTATACTGTTGCAAAACAAAGAGGCGTTTCTTTAGAAAAAGTTTTTAAAGGTTAA
- the ykgO gene encoding type B 50S ribosomal protein L36, with translation MKVRASVKKRSPECKIVRRKGRLYVINKKNPRFKQRQG, from the coding sequence ATGAAAGTTAGAGCATCAGTAAAAAAGAGAAGTCCCGAGTGCAAAATTGTGCGTAGAAAAGGGAGATTGTACGTAATAAACAAAAAGAATCCTAGATTTAAACAAAGACAAGGATAA
- the rpsN gene encoding 30S ribosomal protein S14 has translation MAKESMKAREVKREKTVAKYAEKRKALLEAGDFVGLQKLPKNASPVRLHNRCKLTGRPRGYMRQFGISRVTFREMANNGLIPGVKKASW, from the coding sequence ATGGCTAAAGAATCAATGAAAGCCCGTGAGGTTAAAAGAGAAAAAACGGTAGCTAAGTATGCTGAGAAAAGAAAAGCTTTGTTAGAAGCTGGAGATTTCGTAGGTTTGCAAAAATTACCGAAAAATGCTTCTCCAGTTCGTTTGCACAATCGTTGTAAATTAACAGGTAGACCAAGAGGGTATATGCGTCAATTCGGTATTTCACGTGTTACATTTCGTGAAATGGCTAATAATGGACTAATACCAGGTGTTAAAAAAGCATCTTGGTAG
- the rpmD gene encoding 50S ribosomal protein L30: MAKLLVKQVRSKINCPLTQKRGLEALGLRKMGQVVEHDSNPTILGMINKVKHLVSVEETK; encoded by the coding sequence ATGGCTAAATTATTAGTAAAACAAGTTAGAAGCAAAATCAACTGCCCTCTTACTCAAAAAAGAGGTTTGGAAGCTTTAGGTCTACGTAAAATGGGACAAGTTGTAGAGCATGATTCAAATCCTACAATCCTTGGGATGATAAATAAAGTTAAACACTTAGTTTCTGTTGAAGAAACTAAATAA
- the rplV gene encoding 50S ribosomal protein L22 yields MGVRKRETADARKEANKSLAFAKLNNCPTSPRKMRLVADLVRGQKVERALNILRFSSKEASRKLEKLVLSVIANWQAKNPDANMEEAGLFVKEIRVDGGMMLKRLRPAPQGRAHRIRKRSNHVTIVLGAINNTQSNS; encoded by the coding sequence ATGGGAGTTCGTAAAAGAGAAACAGCAGATGCGAGAAAAGAGGCTAATAAGTCTTTAGCTTTCGCAAAATTGAATAACTGCCCTACTTCACCTAGAAAAATGCGCTTAGTAGCGGACTTGGTAAGAGGTCAGAAGGTAGAAAGAGCACTAAACATCTTAAGATTCAGTTCTAAAGAAGCTTCAAGAAAATTAGAAAAATTGGTTTTATCTGTAATTGCCAACTGGCAAGCAAAAAACCCTGACGCTAATATGGAAGAAGCTGGTTTATTTGTTAAGGAAATCCGTGTAGATGGTGGAATGATGTTGAAAAGACTTCGTCCAGCTCCACAAGGAAGAGCACACAGAATAAGAAAACGTTCAAATCACGTAACAATCGTGTTGGGAGCTATCAATAACACACAAAGCAATTCTTAA
- the rplR gene encoding 50S ribosomal protein L18, whose translation MSLTKPERRQRIRFRIRKTISGTATNPRLSVFRSNKEIYAQLIDDVNGVTLLAASSREKEIGKGTNVEVATAVGKLVAEKALKAGIDVVTFDRGGYLYHGRIKSLAEGARAAGLKF comes from the coding sequence ATGTCATTAACAAAACCTGAAAGAAGACAAAGAATTAGATTCAGAATTAGAAAAACGATCAGTGGTACTGCTACTAATCCAAGACTATCTGTTTTTAGAAGTAACAAAGAAATTTACGCTCAATTAATTGATGATGTAAACGGAGTTACTTTATTGGCTGCTTCTTCAAGAGAAAAAGAAATAGGAAAAGGTACGAACGTAGAAGTTGCAACTGCAGTTGGGAAACTAGTAGCAGAAAAAGCTTTGAAAGCCGGTATAGATGTTGTAACATTCGATAGAGGAGGTTATTTATATCATGGTCGTATTAAATCATTAGCGGAAGGCGCGAGAGCGGCTGGACTTAAATTCTAA
- the rpsK gene encoding 30S ribosomal protein S11, whose amino-acid sequence MAKATAKKRKVIVESTGEAHISATFNNIIISLTNKKGEVISWSSAGKMGFRGSKKNTPYAAQMAAEDCSKVALEAGLKKVKVYVKGPGNGRESAIRSLHNGGIEVTEIIDVTPMPHNGCRPPKRRRV is encoded by the coding sequence ATGGCTAAAGCAACTGCAAAAAAACGTAAAGTTATCGTTGAATCAACGGGAGAAGCTCATATTTCTGCTACCTTCAATAACATCATTATTTCTTTGACTAACAAAAAAGGTGAAGTTATTTCTTGGTCTTCAGCTGGTAAAATGGGTTTTAGAGGTTCTAAAAAGAACACTCCATACGCAGCTCAAATGGCAGCAGAAGATTGTAGTAAAGTAGCTCTTGAGGCTGGACTTAAAAAAGTAAAGGTTTATGTAAAAGGACCAGGAAACGGACGTGAGTCTGCTATCCGTTCTTTGCATAACGGTGGAATTGAAGTTACAGAGATTATCGATGTTACTCCAATGCCTCACAATGGATGTCGTCCTCCAAAAAGACGTAGAGTTTAA
- the secY gene encoding preprotein translocase subunit SecY: MKKFIESISNVWKIEELKNRILITLGLLLVYRFGAHVTLPGIDATQLTGLAGQTKNGLGSILDMFTGGAFSKASVFALGIMPYISASIVVQLMGIAIPYLQKLQSDGESGRKKINQITRWLTIVITLVQGPTYIYNLYRTLPSSAFLLGFNSFEFLFSSVVILVTGTIFAMWLGEKITDKGIGNGISLLIMVGILARLPQAFMQEFTTRVTNNNGGPMLLVIEIIIWLLVIISCVLLVMAIRKIPVQYARRTTSGDFEQDMMGGNRQWIPLKLNASGVMPIIFAQAIMFIPAAVAGLSKSDASQSIVGAFSNMFGFWYNLVFATLIVVFTFFYTAITVPTNKMSDDLKRSGGFIPGIRPGAETSDYLDKVMSLITFPGSLFLALIAVFPAIVVSLMDVQQSWAMFFGGTSLIIMVGVAIDTIQQINSYLLNKHYDGLMKSGKNRKAVA; the protein is encoded by the coding sequence ATGAAGAAATTTATTGAATCAATAAGTAATGTTTGGAAAATAGAAGAACTAAAGAATAGAATTCTTATTACTTTAGGTCTACTTCTTGTTTATCGTTTTGGTGCTCATGTTACACTTCCAGGAATTGACGCAACTCAATTAACTGGTTTAGCAGGACAGACAAAAAATGGATTAGGATCTATTCTAGACATGTTTACCGGAGGTGCATTTTCTAAAGCTTCAGTTTTTGCTTTGGGAATTATGCCTTACATTTCTGCATCTATTGTAGTGCAACTTATGGGAATTGCAATTCCTTATTTGCAAAAACTTCAAAGCGATGGAGAGAGTGGTAGAAAAAAAATCAATCAAATTACCCGTTGGTTAACTATTGTTATTACATTAGTACAAGGACCAACTTATATCTACAATCTTTATAGAACTTTACCTAGTTCAGCATTTTTATTAGGGTTTAACTCTTTTGAATTCTTATTTTCTTCAGTGGTTATTCTAGTTACAGGTACAATTTTTGCCATGTGGTTAGGAGAAAAAATTACTGATAAAGGAATCGGAAACGGTATTTCCCTTTTGATTATGGTTGGTATATTAGCTAGGTTGCCTCAAGCTTTTATGCAAGAATTCACAACTAGAGTTACTAATAATAATGGAGGACCAATGTTATTGGTTATCGAAATCATTATTTGGTTGCTTGTTATTATTTCTTGTGTATTATTAGTTATGGCAATTAGAAAAATTCCAGTGCAGTATGCTCGTCGTACAACTTCTGGAGATTTCGAACAAGATATGATGGGTGGTAACAGACAATGGATTCCATTAAAGCTTAATGCATCTGGTGTAATGCCAATTATATTTGCACAAGCAATTATGTTTATTCCTGCTGCTGTCGCTGGTTTGTCTAAGTCAGATGCATCACAATCTATTGTTGGTGCTTTTAGTAACATGTTTGGATTTTGGTATAACCTTGTTTTTGCAACTTTGATAGTTGTATTTACTTTCTTTTATACTGCCATTACAGTACCTACTAACAAAATGTCTGATGATTTAAAGAGAAGCGGTGGTTTTATTCCTGGGATTAGACCCGGAGCAGAAACTTCTGATTATCTTGATAAAGTGATGTCTTTGATAACTTTTCCAGGATCTTTATTTCTTGCTTTGATAGCTGTGTTCCCAGCGATTGTTGTGAGTCTTATGGATGTTCAACAATCTTGGGCTATGTTTTTTGGAGGGACTTCATTGATAATTATGGTTGGAGTTGCAATTGATACAATTCAACAAATTAATTCATACTTGTTGAATAAACATTATGATGGTTTGATGAAAAGTGGTAAAAATAGAAAAGCGGTAGCTTAA
- the rplN gene encoding 50S ribosomal protein L14 — translation MVQQESRLKVADNTGAKEVLTIRVLGGTKRRYASVGDKIVVSIKDTAPNGSVKKGAVSTAVVVRTKKEVRRADGSYIRFDDNACVLLNAAGEMRGTRVFGPVARELREKQFMKIVSLAPEVL, via the coding sequence ATGGTACAACAAGAATCAAGACTAAAAGTCGCAGATAACACTGGAGCTAAAGAAGTTTTAACTATCCGTGTTTTAGGAGGTACCAAAAGAAGGTATGCCTCTGTTGGAGACAAGATTGTAGTTTCTATCAAAGATACAGCGCCTAACGGAAGCGTTAAAAAAGGAGCTGTTTCAACTGCAGTTGTTGTACGTACCAAAAAAGAAGTAAGAAGAGCCGATGGTTCTTATATCCGTTTCGATGATAATGCATGTGTTCTTTTGAATGCAGCAGGGGAAATGAGAGGAACTCGTGTTTTTGGTCCGGTAGCAAGAGAACTTCGTGAAAAACAATTCATGAAAATTGTATCATTAGCACCAGAAGTGCTTTAA
- the rplF gene encoding 50S ribosomal protein L6, which produces MSRIGKSPVTIPAGVTVSVADGIITVKGKNGQLTQEFSDVTVTVEGDQVQVERSSDHKDQRAKHGLYRSLINNMIIGVSEGFTKSLELVGVGYRASNQGQKLDLALGFSHNIILEVAPEVTLETISEKGKNPIVKLTSFDKQLLGQVAAKIRGFRKPEPYKGKGVKFVGEVLRRKAGKSA; this is translated from the coding sequence ATGTCAAGAATAGGTAAAAGCCCAGTAACAATACCAGCTGGAGTAACTGTTTCGGTTGCTGATGGTATTATTACAGTAAAAGGAAAAAATGGTCAACTGACACAGGAGTTTTCGGACGTAACTGTTACAGTTGAAGGAGATCAAGTTCAAGTAGAAAGATCTTCTGATCACAAAGACCAAAGAGCAAAACATGGTTTGTACAGATCTTTAATCAATAACATGATTATCGGAGTGTCTGAAGGTTTTACAAAATCTTTGGAATTGGTAGGAGTTGGTTATAGAGCTTCAAATCAAGGTCAAAAATTAGATTTGGCTTTAGGTTTTTCACACAATATTATTCTAGAAGTTGCACCAGAGGTAACTCTTGAAACAATATCTGAAAAAGGTAAAAATCCAATTGTAAAATTAACATCATTTGACAAACAACTTTTAGGTCAAGTTGCGGCAAAAATTAGAGGTTTCCGTAAACCTGAGCCGTACAAAGGAAAAGGTGTTAAATTTGTAGGTGAAGTATTAAGAAGAAAAGCAGGTAAATCAGCTTAA
- the rplE gene encoding 50S ribosomal protein L5, with product MAYIPRLKEEYKSRVISALKEEFGYTNVMQVPKLEKIVLSKGVGAAVSDKKLIDYAVDELTKITGQKAVSTISKKDVASFKLRKGMPIGAKVTLRGERMYEFLDRLITSALPRVRDFSGIKATGFDGRGNYNLGVLEQIIFPEIDIDKVNKISGMDISFVTTAKTDKEAKSLLAELGLPFKKN from the coding sequence ATGGCATATATACCTAGACTAAAAGAAGAATATAAGAGTAGAGTTATCTCTGCTCTTAAAGAAGAATTCGGTTACACAAACGTAATGCAAGTTCCTAAATTGGAAAAAATCGTTTTGAGTAAAGGAGTTGGTGCAGCAGTATCTGATAAAAAATTGATTGACTATGCAGTTGATGAATTGACAAAGATCACTGGACAAAAAGCAGTATCTACTATTTCAAAGAAAGACGTTGCGTCTTTTAAATTAAGAAAAGGGATGCCTATTGGAGCAAAAGTAACTTTGCGTGGTGAAAGAATGTATGAGTTTTTAGATAGACTTATTACTTCAGCATTGCCACGTGTGAGAGACTTCAGTGGTATTAAAGCTACTGGTTTTGATGGTAGAGGAAATTATAATTTAGGTGTTTTAGAGCAAATCATTTTCCCTGAAATTGATATTGACAAAGTAAATAAAATATCTGGAATGGACATTTCTTTTGTAACTACTGCAAAAACAGACAAAGAAGCAAAGTCATTGTTGGCTGAATTAGGTTTACCTTTTAAAAAGAATTAA
- the rpsQ gene encoding 30S ribosomal protein S17, with protein sequence MEEKRNLRKERVGVVTSNKMDKSIVVAQVTKVKHPLYGKFVLKTKKFVAHDETNDCNIGDTVRISETRPLSKSKCWRLVEILERAK encoded by the coding sequence ATGGAAGAAAAAAGAAATTTAAGAAAAGAAAGAGTTGGGGTTGTTACTTCAAACAAAATGGATAAATCCATTGTAGTTGCTCAGGTAACAAAAGTAAAACACCCATTATACGGTAAGTTCGTGTTGAAAACAAAGAAATTTGTAGCGCATGACGAAACAAACGACTGTAACATAGGAGATACTGTAAGAATTAGCGAAACGCGTCCTTTAAGTAAATCAAAATGTTGGAGATTAGTTGAAATCCTAGAAAGAGCTAAATAA
- the rpsH gene encoding 30S ribosomal protein S8: MYTDPIADYLTRVRNAVAANHKVVEIPASNLKKEITKILFDQGYILSYKFEDNAVQGSIKIALKYDKDTKEPVIKDIQRISKPGLRKYAGASKIPRILNGLGIAIVSTSKGLMTGKQAKQLNVGGEVICYVY; encoded by the coding sequence ATGTATACAGATCCAATTGCAGATTATTTGACGAGAGTTAGAAACGCTGTGGCTGCAAACCACAAAGTTGTCGAAATTCCAGCTTCTAATCTAAAAAAAGAAATAACAAAGATCTTATTTGATCAAGGTTATATCTTAAGTTACAAATTTGAAGACAACGCTGTACAGGGTTCAATCAAAATTGCTTTGAAGTACGATAAAGATACTAAAGAGCCTGTAATAAAAGATATCCAAAGAATTAGTAAACCAGGTTTACGTAAGTATGCAGGTGCTTCTAAAATACCAAGAATCCTTAACGGATTGGGAATTGCTATTGTTTCAACTTCAAAAGGGTTGATGACAGGTAAACAAGCCAAGCAATTAAATGTAGGTGGAGAAGTAATTTGTTACGTATACTAA
- the rplO gene encoding 50S ribosomal protein L15 has protein sequence MNLSNLQPAEGSTHNQNKRLGRGEGSGKGGTSARGHKGAKSRSGYSKKIGFEGGQMPLQRRVPKFGFTNINRKEYEGVNLDTLQLLVDNGVITDTVDMTVYVANRLATKNEIVKILGRGELTAKLKVTAHKFTATAKAAIEAAGGEAVIM, from the coding sequence ATGAATTTAAGTAACTTACAACCTGCTGAAGGTTCTACACACAATCAAAATAAAAGATTAGGTAGAGGAGAAGGTTCTGGTAAAGGTGGTACCTCTGCAAGAGGACACAAAGGAGCAAAATCTCGTTCTGGTTATTCTAAAAAGATTGGTTTTGAAGGTGGGCAAATGCCTCTTCAAAGACGTGTGCCTAAGTTTGGTTTCACTAACATCAATCGTAAAGAATACGAGGGTGTTAATCTTGATACTCTTCAATTATTAGTTGATAATGGAGTAATTACAGATACTGTTGATATGACAGTTTATGTAGCTAATCGTCTTGCTACCAAAAATGAAATCGTTAAGATTTTAGGTAGAGGAGAATTGACAGCAAAATTAAAAGTAACTGCTCACAAATTTACTGCTACTGCAAAAGCTGCTATTGAAGCTGCTGGAGGAGAAGCTGTAATCATGTAA